In the genome of Nonomuraea sp. NBC_00507, the window GGAGCGCCGTCCTTGCCGTCTTTCCCGTCTGCGCCCTTGAGTGAGGCAAGGAATTCAGCTTCGGTTCCGGTGAAGCCGTTTTCTAGGGCGATCTCGTAGGCGCTCTTGCCGTCGTTTCCGGTGGCACCCGCAGGCCCAGTCGAGCCTCGCGGTCCAGGTTCGCCCCTGAGTGAGGAGAGGAACTCGGCCTCGGTTCCGGTGAACCCCTGCTCGACAGCGATCGCGTAAGCGCTTTCGCCGTCAGCGTCATCGGCGCCGTTCGTGCCAGCCGGGCCCTGGGGCCCTTGGATGCCTGTTGGGCGTCACTGGCTATGAGCGCAGAACGTCACTGCCGATGAGTATGAACACGGCGATACGTCCTGACCGATAATTTCCGGCCATGCTCGTGCTGACGCCGTGATGCTCGTCATGGCGGCCAGCGTCTGGAGGAGTCGCGCCCCGTCGTCGGCATCACACTCCTCGCGGCAAGTGCCGGGCAGGAAGTTCTCGAGATGCAGCCGCGACCAGCGAACCTTCCGCGGGGGCCTTGACGAAACTGCCCTGACGCGGCTGGTTTCTCAATCTGCGCAGCGCGTGGCAGCCGCATCGTGTAGGCAAGCTGTTCAGGGAAGGTCGGGGATGCGTTCGCCACGCTTCGCAGGGCGCTGGGTTGGCGATGAAGCCGGCCACGCAACGTCGTCGATCGCAAGCCACGGCGCGACGGCCAGGGCCGTGGGCGTGAGCCCGGCAAACGTCGTGACCTCGCGGTGGAGGTGGGACTGGTCGACGTAGCCGCTCTCGGTGGCAACCCGGACGGCGGCGTGACCCGCCGCGAGAAGGTGGGCGGCGTGGTCGAAGCGCACCAGTCGGGCGGCGCGTTTGGGTGTGATGCCGAGCTGGGACCGGAAGCGGGACCACAGGCGCTTGCGGCTCCAGCCGACCTCGTCCGCCAGGCCGTCGACCCGCACCCGCCCCCGGCTGGTGAGCGTCCGCCGCCAGGTGTAGGCGACCTGCGGATCGACCGGTGGGTGGGCGCCCAGCCGTCGGCCGAGGATGTCCACCGCGGTCGTGAACCGTTCGTCCCACGACGCGGCGGCGCGCAGCCTGCCCTCGGCTTGCCCAGCGTCGTGGCCCCAGACATCCTCAAGGGCTACCACCGTCCCGCTGAGCTCGGTCGATGCGCCGAACAACGCAGCCGCCGCGACCGGCTCCAGCCGGATCTGGAGGCACTCGCCGACTCCCCAGCCAGTTGCCCGAAGATCGCCGGGGAGGAGCCCGACGACGACACTGCCGCGCTCGTGCCGGCCATGGGTTTCGTAGACGACGCCTTCTCCCTCGCTCAGATCGACGAGCAGGGTGACGGACGGGTACGCGACCATGGAGATTTCCACAAAGGCCGGGGCACGATGGCGGAACCCGGCCATGCTGACCCCGGGCAGCCGAACCGACGGGCGTGGGACTGCGACGTCCACCCACGCCCGGTCAGGTGGCGTCCCGGTCGACAACACGTGACCAGTCTAGGCCTCAGGGATCATGGGGGGCTGTCAGCGGCCCGTTGCCGTGAAGCCCAGCAGCAGTTTGCTGGTCGTCTCGGGCGCTTCCAACATGGGTAGGTGCCCGACGCCGGGCAGCAGCTCGACCCGCGCGTTCGGCACCGCGTCGTACTTGTGCGCCGACGATGGCTGCCAACGGGGGTCGGCAGCGCCGAAGATCACCAGCACTGGGACCTCGAGGGCGGCGAGACGCTCGGGCACGCTCCGCTCGGCGATGTACGCGGTGTTCCGGCGCAGCACCGTCCTCATCACGCGGTAGGTGATGCCCCGTACGTCGGCGACCACGTCTTCCGGGAGGTCCACCGGGTGAGCGGCCGTCGCGCTGATCCCCCTGCGGATCATCGCATCCGAACGCCTCGACCACAGGAGCGGGCCCAAAGGCGGGGCCAACAGGACCCGAAGGATGAACGGCTGCTGAAGGAGCGCATCCAGACTTGGGCCGCTACTGATCAGTGCAAGCGAACTCACGAGGTCGGGACGTTGTTCGGCAAGCGCGGTGGCGACGTAGCCGCCGCTGGAGTGCCCGACCGCGGCGACGTGACGAAGGCCGAGGTCGTCCAGCAGCGCCGCCACCTGACCAGCCTGTGCAGGCACGTCGTACGACGGCGCGGGCGGGGACTGGCCGCAGCCCGGGAGGTCGACCCGGATGACGTGATGGTGGCCGGCCAGTGCCGGGACCACCGTGCTCCAGAAGCCGCCCGAGGCCCCGATCCGTGGATGAGCAACAACGGGGGCGCCTGCCGCGGGCCGTCATGGACCACGTGGATCCCATGCGAGTGCTCAATGTCGTACTCACTCATGCGGAGACTATGCACGGGCGGTCGACTATCAGTCTTGGACAAATGTTCCCGCGCAGTTGACGACCGACGGCCCGCCACCATCGTCGCAGTCCCCGGAGGCGGCGCTGTCATGGGCAGATGAGGACGACATCGCCCTTCCAGCACGGGGCACGCTCGATCAGTCAGCACTGCGTGCCCGCGGGCAGGCGAGGGCCACGATGCCGAACACCTCGTCATACTCACGATCGTGTCGCCTATCCCCACAGGGTTTCGGTCCCCAACGTGCTCGATCCCGGCGACGTTTCATGCTCATGCCGAGCGACGGGTAACAGGATGCCCTGAGGGCCAGGTTCGCCCTGCGGGCCCTCTTGCTGCCAGGAGACCCGATTTTTCGAACGCCGGAGCCCCGAGAGACTGCAAGTGGGCAGTGATGCGGCCGGGGCCGCCCCATCCCCAGACAGTCAGCTGGCTTCGGCATGCGCTTGCAGTTCACGGATCTTCCACTCCACCCCAGCGATCCGCCGCGCATCGGAGGCTCTCGATCGGCTGATCGGGACTGGATTTAGTGAAGATCCCGGTAATCTCAGGACGTATCGGTGATGCGGCCCGACGGGCTTCCGCTCTGATGGCGGACACGCCCCCATACCGCACGAGTCTTTCGTGCTGCCTGGGGGTAGATCCGTGGCCGTTTTCCGGCATTCGGCGGAAAGTCTGGTCCAGCTGGTGTCCGAGTCGGTGCCCGAACGCGTCCTCAGCGATGTGATCGCGGACAACCTGCGCGCCACCCAAGGGATCAATCCAGGTAAGGGTGAACGCAAGTCCTGGGACCGAAGCATCCCGATCCTGGCCAGGGATCTGGTCGAAGCCGGACTTGGCGGCGTCGAGATGCTCATCGAGTACCAACTCCCATTAACCAGCAAGCGGGCCGACGTCATCCTCGCCGGGCGCGACCGGCGGACGGGAGCCGACTCCTACCTGATCGTCGAGCTCAAGCAGTGGAGCCAGGCCGAGTTGTACGAGGACGACGCCGATCTTGTCCTGGTGTCGGGCATGGGCGATCGGCCCAAGCTTCACCCGGTCGTGCAGGTACGGGGCTACTGCGAATACCTGGCCGATTTCGTCGGGGCCCTCGATCAGCACAGGAACGCGGTGCGCGGGGTTGCTTACCTGCACAACGCCAGCGATCCGGACATCCACGATCTCTATGACCACGTCGAGGACGAGCGGACCCGGCTCTTCAGCAAGACACGTAGGGGCCAGTTCGTCGACTACCTCAAGTCTCAGTTCGCGCCCGAGTCCGGGGCTGCGTCGGCCGATCGCCTGCTGTCCAGCGCCATCCGGCCCTCCAAGCAGCTGCTGAAGGTCGCCGCGGGCGAGATCAAGAACCGCGACCAGTTCGTCCTGCTGGCCGAGCAGCGTCTGGCCTACGAGATGGTGCTGCACGCGGTGGAGAAGGCACGGGCGGACAACTCGAAGCAGGTAGTGATCATCACGGGAGGACCCGGCTCCGGCAAGAGCGTCATCGCGCTGTCCCTGCTGGGCGAGGTCTCAGATCGCGGCTACTCGGCTCTGCATGCCACCGGTTCGCGCTCCTTCACCGAGACGATGAGGCGCGTTGTCGCCAAGGGGTCGAACCGGATGAAGGCGATGTTCAAG includes:
- a CDS encoding helix-turn-helix domain-containing protein, with product MLSTGTPPDRAWVDVAVPRPSVRLPGVSMAGFRHRAPAFVEISMVAYPSVTLLVDLSEGEGVVYETHGRHERGSVVVGLLPGDLRATGWGVGECLQIRLEPVAAAALFGASTELSGTVVALEDVWGHDAGQAEGRLRAAASWDERFTTAVDILGRRLGAHPPVDPQVAYTWRRTLTSRGRVRVDGLADEVGWSRKRLWSRFRSQLGITPKRAARLVRFDHAAHLLAAGHAAVRVATESGYVDQSHLHREVTTFAGLTPTALAVAPWLAIDDVAWPASSPTQRPAKRGERIPDLP
- a CDS encoding alpha/beta fold hydrolase, which codes for MVPALAGHHHVIRVDLPGCGQSPPAPSYDVPAQAGQVAALLDDLGLRHVAAVGHSSGGYVATALAEQRPDLVSSLALISSGPSLDALLQQPFILRVLLAPPLGPLLWSRRSDAMIRRGISATAAHPVDLPEDVVADVRGITYRVMRTVLRRNTAYIAERSVPERLAALEVPVLVIFGAADPRWQPSSAHKYDAVPNARVELLPGVGHLPMLEAPETTSKLLLGFTATGR
- a CDS encoding DNA/RNA helicase domain-containing protein; this encodes MAVFRHSAESLVQLVSESVPERVLSDVIADNLRATQGINPGKGERKSWDRSIPILARDLVEAGLGGVEMLIEYQLPLTSKRADVILAGRDRRTGADSYLIVELKQWSQAELYEDDADLVLVSGMGDRPKLHPVVQVRGYCEYLADFVGALDQHRNAVRGVAYLHNASDPDIHDLYDHVEDERTRLFSKTRRGQFVDYLKSQFAPESGAASADRLLSSAIRPSKQLLKVAAGEIKNRDQFVLLAEQRLAYEMVLHAVEKARADNSKQVVIITGGPGSGKSVIALSLLGEVSDRGYSALHATGSRSFTETMRRVVAKGSNRMKAMFKYFNNFMTAKPNDLDVLICDEAHRIRETSANRFTRSAERTGRPQLDELIAAARVPVFLLDEHQVVRPGEMGRVADITAYAQSLGLAVHEVDLDAQFRCGGSRKYEEWVLRLLGLDGGAPEAWTGDDHFTVSLAESPYELEALLRSRLKAGYSARMTAGFCWPWSAPNGDDSLVADVRVGDWARPWNVKGDRAVGNAPASALWASAPGGFEQVGCVYTAQGFEYDWNGVIFGPDLVYRDGKLVTVRSASKDPALVRRGVSDEQADRLIRNTYKVLLTRGMMGTTVYSVDPATQEFLAGLLEPRV